A genomic window from Ascaphus truei isolate aAscTru1 chromosome 1, aAscTru1.hap1, whole genome shotgun sequence includes:
- the LOC142496277 gene encoding uncharacterized protein LOC142496277 isoform X2 — MLRSSQAVALGRHEYCTQSEGSSRPISRYPIPYKKDLPYDLVELMEEVETKGGFLPNVFKALAHRPAEFRAFFAYYNALMNKETGNLTKADRELVVVVTSASNGCPYCVIAHSALHRIYSKKPTLADEVIINWELAELKQREHSMLEFALAIAKAENITEKHFAKLEEHGFDREDAWDIAMISAFFAMSNRISHFMDLRPNKEFYTLGRLPREKP, encoded by the exons ATGTTGAGATCCTCCCAGGCTGTTGCACTAGGACGCCATGAGTACTGCACACAATCCGAAGGGTCCTCAAGGCCAATCAGCCGCTACCCCATCCCCTATAAAAAGGACTTACCATATGATCTAGTGGAATTGATGGAAGAAGTAGAAACAAAG GGCGGATTTTTGCCAAATGTCTTTAAGGCATTAGCTCACCGACCAGCTGAATTCAGAGCATTCTTCGCTTATTACAATGCTCTTATGAACAAAGAAACAG GTAATCTGACCAAAGCTGACAGAGAACTTGTTGTTGTGGTTACAAGTGCAAGCAACGGGTGTCCTTATTGTGTGATTGCTCACAGTGCTTTGCATAGAATATATTCCAAGAAACCAACATTGGCTGATGAG GTTATTATCAACTGGGAACTGGCAGAGCTCAAGCAGCGGGAACATTCTATGCTGGAGTTTGCTCTAGCAATCGCCAAGGCTGAGAACATCACTGAGAAGCACTTTGCCAAACTGGAAGAGCATGGGTTTGACCGTGAAGATGCTTGGGACATCGCCATGATCTCTGCCTTCTTTGCCATGTCCAATCGCATATCTCACTTCATGGACTTACGCCCCAACAAGGAATTTTATACACTAGGAAGACTGCCCAGGGAAAAACCttaa
- the LOC142496277 gene encoding uncharacterized protein LOC142496277 isoform X1, producing the protein MRGIISLIQRRKFWIPAPLSVNVSKGMLRSSQAVALGRHEYCTQSEGSSRPISRYPIPYKKDLPYDLVELMEEVETKGGFLPNVFKALAHRPAEFRAFFAYYNALMNKETGNLTKADRELVVVVTSASNGCPYCVIAHSALHRIYSKKPTLADEVIINWELAELKQREHSMLEFALAIAKAENITEKHFAKLEEHGFDREDAWDIAMISAFFAMSNRISHFMDLRPNKEFYTLGRLPREKP; encoded by the exons CCCCTGTCTGTAAATGTATCCAAAGGAATGTTGAGATCCTCCCAGGCTGTTGCACTAGGACGCCATGAGTACTGCACACAATCCGAAGGGTCCTCAAGGCCAATCAGCCGCTACCCCATCCCCTATAAAAAGGACTTACCATATGATCTAGTGGAATTGATGGAAGAAGTAGAAACAAAG GGCGGATTTTTGCCAAATGTCTTTAAGGCATTAGCTCACCGACCAGCTGAATTCAGAGCATTCTTCGCTTATTACAATGCTCTTATGAACAAAGAAACAG GTAATCTGACCAAAGCTGACAGAGAACTTGTTGTTGTGGTTACAAGTGCAAGCAACGGGTGTCCTTATTGTGTGATTGCTCACAGTGCTTTGCATAGAATATATTCCAAGAAACCAACATTGGCTGATGAG GTTATTATCAACTGGGAACTGGCAGAGCTCAAGCAGCGGGAACATTCTATGCTGGAGTTTGCTCTAGCAATCGCCAAGGCTGAGAACATCACTGAGAAGCACTTTGCCAAACTGGAAGAGCATGGGTTTGACCGTGAAGATGCTTGGGACATCGCCATGATCTCTGCCTTCTTTGCCATGTCCAATCGCATATCTCACTTCATGGACTTACGCCCCAACAAGGAATTTTATACACTAGGAAGACTGCCCAGGGAAAAACCttaa